The following proteins are co-located in the Nerophis ophidion isolate RoL-2023_Sa linkage group LG04, RoL_Noph_v1.0, whole genome shotgun sequence genome:
- the hdgfl3 gene encoding hepatoma-derived growth factor-related protein 3 translates to MPRSNRQREYKPGDLVFAKMKGYPHWPARIDEFPERAVKSPSNKYQVFFFGTHETASLGAKDLFPYNECKEKFGKANKRKGFAEGLWEIENNPTVTHEGYKSTKKDDASEEAAGSEKGDAEGSSDEDEGALVIDEKNDRGGNKRKANESAEVSPKRPKDADTEGVSNAGDCKSEGKANDVAAAPKAAAPSSQAESKAEEQENNAAGGQQTADKAVTESA, encoded by the exons ATGCCGAGGTCCAACAGGCAGCGGGAATACAAACCTGGAGATCTGGTATTTGCTAAAATGAAGGGGTATCCACACTGGCCTGCTCGG ATTGATGAGTTTCCAGAGCGTGCAGTAAAATCCCCCTCCAACAAGTACCAGGTGTTCTTTTTCGGGACACACGAGAC GGCTTCCCTCGGGGCCAAGGATTTGTTCCCATACAACGAGTGCAAAGAGAAGTTCGGTAAGGCGAATAAGCGGAAAGGCTTTGCTGAGGGCCTCTGGGAGATCGAAAACAACCCCACTGTCACACACGAAGGCTATAAG tcgACTAAGAAAGACGATGCATCTGAAGAAGCAGCCGGTTCAGAGAAAGGCGACGCTGAAGGCAGCAGTGACGAGGACGAGGGCGCCCTGGTTATTGACGAGAAAAACGACAGGGGAGGAAATAAACGCAAAGCGAATGAGTCGGCAGAG GTGTCACCAAAGAGGCCGAAGGACGCCGATACAGAGGGTGTTTCCAACGCGGGCGACTGCAAGAGTGAGGGCAAGGCCAACGATGTAGCTGCTGCACCCAAGGCAGCTGCTCCCTCCTCGCAGGCCGAGTCCAAAGCAGAGGAGCAGGAGAACAACGCAGCAGGGGGGCAGCAGACAGCAGACAAG